The following are encoded together in the Thalassomonas haliotis genome:
- a CDS encoding ATP-binding protein — MSKALFSNNKLSQRVLVYILLCSSVLSLCTTSVQLYADYNDDLSALKQRFVNIEISYIPSIATSLWDFNEPLVQQQIQGIVQLPDIRYAKIVTGLGNVYEFGDPDVVAEDDMEYPVFYGDNDIGTLKVFADYQDIYQRLWQRAGFIITSEFIKIFIVALCIVFIVHLLITRHLYRITHYSQELGSDNLNTALSLSNRPGKKDELDLLVDAINDMRLTLKTDIQKREVAENALIQLNGELEVKVYDRTAKLEQSNKQLQQSLDDLTLAKDQLVQSEKMASLGQLVAGVAHEVNTPLGICVTSITALKEKVDSLKRAVDSQELTKSHLSNTLNVLTEYQLIIERSLNKSVELIRGFKSVAVEQHTDPELKINLSRQVHDVVNTVKTMFKHKKYQIHLDIDPELSLVTYPSAWNQILTNFLMNSHVHGFEGRDTGNISISFTEEEGYLTLLYKDDGVGISQSIKKRVFDPFVTTKRGQGGSGLGLNIVFNLVDAKLGGVIKCLDVDQGCCFQVRVPIVHADSKKLADA, encoded by the coding sequence ATGAGTAAAGCACTGTTTTCCAATAACAAATTAAGTCAGCGGGTATTGGTTTATATTTTGCTTTGCAGCTCTGTGTTATCTTTATGCACCACTTCGGTACAACTCTATGCCGATTATAATGATGATTTGTCCGCGCTAAAACAACGCTTTGTTAATATTGAAATCAGTTATATTCCGTCAATTGCCACCAGTCTCTGGGACTTCAACGAACCTTTAGTGCAGCAGCAGATTCAGGGCATAGTACAGCTGCCGGATATACGTTATGCAAAAATCGTCACCGGGTTAGGCAATGTCTATGAGTTCGGGGATCCGGATGTGGTGGCCGAAGACGACATGGAATACCCGGTTTTCTATGGTGATAATGATATCGGCACCCTGAAAGTGTTCGCCGATTACCAGGATATCTACCAGCGGCTGTGGCAAAGGGCCGGCTTTATTATTACCTCGGAATTTATTAAAATTTTTATTGTTGCCCTGTGTATTGTCTTTATCGTTCACCTGCTGATCACCCGTCACCTTTATCGTATCACCCATTACTCGCAAGAGTTGGGCAGTGATAACTTAAATACCGCATTAAGCCTGTCGAACCGGCCCGGTAAAAAAGATGAATTGGACCTGCTGGTGGATGCCATCAATGATATGCGCCTGACTTTAAAAACGGATATTCAAAAACGGGAAGTGGCAGAAAACGCCCTGATCCAGCTTAACGGTGAGCTGGAAGTGAAAGTGTACGATCGCACCGCCAAATTAGAGCAAAGCAATAAACAATTGCAGCAATCCCTGGATGACCTGACCCTGGCGAAAGACCAGCTGGTGCAGTCGGAAAAAATGGCTTCTCTGGGACAACTGGTGGCCGGGGTTGCCCACGAAGTGAACACGCCTTTGGGGATTTGCGTCACCTCCATCACTGCGCTTAAAGAAAAAGTCGATTCGTTAAAGCGGGCAGTCGACTCGCAGGAGTTAACCAAGTCGCATTTGTCCAATACCTTAAATGTGCTGACCGAATACCAATTGATCATAGAGCGTAGCCTGAATAAATCGGTGGAGTTGATCCGGGGGTTTAAATCGGTGGCGGTTGAACAGCACACAGATCCCGAATTGAAGATTAATTTATCCCGCCAGGTGCATGATGTGGTGAACACGGTCAAAACCATGTTTAAGCATAAAAAGTATCAGATCCACCTGGATATAGACCCGGAACTTTCCCTGGTGACCTACCCCAGTGCCTGGAACCAGATCTTAACCAACTTTTTAATGAATTCTCATGTCCACGGCTTTGAGGGGCGGGATACCGGCAATATTTCCATCTCTTTCACCGAAGAGGAGGGTTACCTGACTTTGCTATATAAAGACGACGGTGTCGGCATAAGTCAAAGCATTAAAAAACGGGTCTTCGATCCTTTTGTTACCACCAAGCGCGGCCAGGGCGGCTCCGGGCTGGGGCTTAATATTGTTTTTAACCTGGTCGATGCCAAACTCGGCGGTGTTATCAAATGCCTGGATGTCGACCAAGGCTGCTGCTTCCAGGTCCGGGTGCCGATAGTACATGCCGACTCTAAAAAACTTGCCGACGCTTAA
- a CDS encoding parallel beta-helix domain-containing protein, whose protein sequence is MKIRRTFTMLLISLAFTAGIVCAKYLDSKGQSFHPATSGSEGASYLGYRHADAEPGKAKSRKASAVSRRDRQGKVHVVKDGDSIMAAVKAASPGDNIAIFPGNYHETVYIDKDDIRLIGVIEEGERATLDGRELLNDAILYSGNNIVVENLKITRYKGNGIMGQAGNNFEIRNNIIIDTGVYGIFPQLGKNGIVEFNVISGIEDAAIYVGMSDNIHVAHNDVFDSVAGIEIENSRHAIVENNYVHNNTGGILAFITPGLPIKTTYDVIIRNNFVVGNNHKNFGAPGSTVSGIPAGTGILIMAADEVIVEGNIISDNKTAGIIITDHDNAANITLDPESDPSPDKVILLDNTMINNGYDTLDEVKILMLTEFKSGHPDIVRVGQSRDSCILNPERYFTLGVSKWKKCDVSHTAAIESYLLDEPVPAREIDPSERGKVVYLGICTGCHTYTGRMIGPPVEIIQALYMDNPQGLADWIEQPTKKRQDYPPMPPQNYLDRETRLAVAKYMLSATN, encoded by the coding sequence ATGAAAATAAGGCGGACTTTTACCATGCTTTTGATCTCCCTGGCGTTTACCGCCGGGATCGTTTGTGCCAAATACCTGGACAGCAAGGGGCAAAGTTTTCATCCGGCAACGAGCGGCAGTGAAGGGGCGAGTTATCTCGGTTACCGGCATGCGGATGCCGAACCGGGTAAGGCAAAAAGCCGTAAGGCAAGTGCGGTTTCCCGCCGCGATCGCCAGGGAAAAGTCCATGTGGTGAAAGACGGCGATTCGATAATGGCGGCGGTGAAGGCGGCGAGTCCCGGGGATAACATAGCCATTTTTCCCGGCAATTATCATGAAACCGTCTACATAGATAAAGACGATATCCGTCTGATTGGCGTGATAGAGGAAGGCGAGCGGGCAACCCTGGACGGCAGGGAGCTGCTGAATGATGCCATTCTTTATTCAGGCAATAATATCGTGGTGGAGAACTTAAAGATCACCCGCTATAAAGGCAACGGTATTATGGGGCAGGCAGGCAATAATTTTGAGATCCGCAACAATATTATTATCGATACCGGGGTATACGGCATTTTCCCCCAGCTGGGTAAAAACGGCATCGTAGAGTTTAATGTTATTTCAGGTATCGAAGATGCCGCCATCTATGTCGGTATGAGTGACAATATCCATGTCGCCCATAACGATGTTTTCGACAGCGTCGCCGGTATCGAAATCGAGAACTCCCGCCATGCGATCGTGGAAAACAATTATGTCCACAACAATACCGGCGGTATTCTGGCCTTTATTACCCCGGGATTGCCGATCAAAACCACTTATGATGTCATCATCCGCAATAATTTTGTGGTCGGCAATAACCATAAAAATTTCGGCGCCCCCGGCTCTACCGTTTCCGGCATACCCGCAGGCACCGGCATTTTGATCATGGCGGCGGATGAGGTCATCGTCGAAGGCAATATTATCTCCGACAATAAAACCGCAGGCATCATCATCACAGATCACGACAATGCCGCCAATATCACCTTAGATCCCGAGTCGGATCCCAGCCCGGATAAGGTGATCTTGCTGGACAATACCATGATCAACAACGGCTATGATACCTTAGATGAAGTTAAAATCCTGATGCTGACCGAGTTTAAAAGCGGGCACCCGGATATCGTCAGGGTAGGCCAGAGCCGAGATAGCTGTATCCTCAATCCCGAGCGTTATTTTACTTTGGGGGTGAGCAAGTGGAAAAAATGTGACGTTAGCCATACCGCGGCAATCGAAAGCTATCTTCTGGATGAACCGGTACCGGCGCGGGAGATAGACCCGTCCGAGCGGGGCAAGGTGGTTTACCTGGGCATTTGCACCGGCTGCCATACCTACACCGGGCGTATGATAGGGCCGCCGGTGGAGATAATCCAGGCGCTGTATATGGATAATCCGCAGGGGCTGGCGGACTGGATTGAACAGCCCACCAAAAAACGTCAAGATTATCCGCCGATGCCGCCGCAAAACTACCTGGACAGGGAAACCCGGCTGGCGGTGGCCAAATATATGTTAAGCGCAACAAATTAG